A genomic region of Bacillota bacterium contains the following coding sequences:
- a CDS encoding nucleotidyl transferase AbiEii/AbiGii toxin family protein, with protein sequence MFEDIMSAERHSFLEQLTQLGLLKDFYLAGGTAAALYLGHRWSEGLDFLTGHKFDSFQLAKKLAQYVTF encoded by the coding sequence ATGTTTGAAGACATCATGTCGGCGGAACGACATTCCTTTCTTGAGCAATTGACCCAGTTGGGTTTGCTTAAAGACTTTTATCTTGCCGGTGGGACGGCAGCCGCGCTGTATTTAGGTCACCGTTGGTCAGAAGGCTTGGATTTTTTGACGGGACATAAGTTTGACTCTTTTCAACTTGCCAAAAAATTAGCGCAATATGTAACCTTTTAG